The Portunus trituberculatus isolate SZX2019 chromosome 27, ASM1759143v1, whole genome shotgun sequence DNA window ACAGCCACTTGACCTTCCTCACTGATCCAAGAGAAGCGGCAACATTGTTTCAGGGATGTCTGTTAGGTTGGTCACTGTGCATTGTTATTACTCATTTATTGCAAATTGGTCATCGCTGGTCTTGTAACAGTTACATTTTCATAGTTGTTTAGTTACAGTTAGTGTCCCTGTTCATGTCATTGTGGTTCGTTCTTAGTGATATTTATCTTTTGGTGCTGTGATAAATTTGTTACGAATGTTTGTTATATATTAAGTTTTTCTGTCGGAAAGTGAGTGAACAGccacttttgttttatttctttttttccgcaatgCACTGATCTTTCTTTCAAACATAGTACATAAAAGGGCTGCCCGTGGACCGCCGCACTGTTGCCTTGTTCTCCGACTCAAGCTGTTGCCTTGCCTGCCAGAATTTATACACATCCTGTTTACCAACTGACTCTGCGAAAAATATATTATGAATGTTGCGTGCGTCCTGTGTTTGTTTTCGAAGCCATTATGAAGCGGTGAGCGGAGTGTGCATTCATGTAGGGACATCATGCACCGGTGACTGTTTCATTTTGAACAGGAAATGTTTGTCACGTACGAGGGTGGCACGCGGCACTGCAGCGTGATTACTGATGTCACGAGGGAAAGTTGGAATTGAAATATCGTAATAATGCGAGACTATACAAACGCCATCGTGTTTACTCACTTCGTCAGGCCTCCAAGAATCCATTTCCAAGGCACGTCCTTTGATCACACACCTCCCGAGGTAATGTTGTGATAGGAAGATAAGATCACTTCAGCACAACGTTCAAATCAAAATTATCTCCATCATTCCTGTAGTTTTTCGTCAGTAACGCTGTCtgtaattgtaaagaaaatgaaggcagAAATTAcacataacagaaaaaaatagacacttAACATTGTGATTTTGCTGTAATACTTTTGTTATACGTACATAAATGAATGATTACTCACAAACTCATAACAGACAGAGCGCACAGAAAACCTTGATTAAATATCTttagaaaaatgataagaaaatacgTGAAAACGGCATAACAGATGAAGACATTATTCTTCTAAGAAAAGTTTTGGAATCTAATTGAAAACACttatctactgtgtgtgtgtgtgtgagagagagagagagagagagagagagagagagagagagagagagagagagagagagagagagagagagagagagagagagagagagagagagagagagagagttattcgaTTTAGTAAAAAGATAATCATTATTTTGAGCAACTTAATTGCACCATTGCGTTGTATTGTACAAATAACAGCGTGGAAAAACAAGTCAGATTGTTATAGGAAAAAAGaattcacattattttttttccataaaggTCATTAATAAAGAGATAACAAATATAAGCATTAGTAAATCCGCACTTCCCCTACATTATGAAAATCAACGGGCTTGAAAACATGCAGGACGTGTTTACGCTTAACCTTTCAAATATTTACGGTTCCCTTTGATGGTGATTTTGGCGATTATCTGGGAAGTCCAGCCAACCACTGCATCATATTTAGGTTAATGTTCAACCCCTGTCATTTATACTTTAGTGTGATGCTATAAACGGACCTTTAAACAGGAATATACAAGGGTTTCAAACACGAATGGTCTAGGTTAGAAATATGAGAGGATGGTTTACTGAAGTGACGATGACAATATTATGATCTCACAACTGATACTGACAAAGGCAAGGCAGCTCATACTTCTACCTTGTCGCAATACAAAACTTTCCATCTGTAACTAAAATCctaattcttattttttattgtgaatatcctctctctctctctctctctctctctctctctctctctctctctctctctctctgtgtgtgtgtgtgtgtgtgtgtgtgtgtgtgtgtgtgtgtgtgtgtgtgtgtgtgtgtgtgtgtgtgtgtgtgtgtgtgtgtgtgtgtgtggtacgtgCTTCGTCAAAAGTTTACTTCACTTGTAACATTAAATTGTACCCGTTAGTGCCAGCTGAGGCCGTTATATCCACTCACCACCTGCCGTTGCGACACCTACAGGGCCAGGCTACTGGACGGCGTGAACGGTACCCCCGCTGCCCCGCCAGCCTTGAACGTTCCTGATTCATCCGCCGGGCAAAGTAGTAACCCAACCTTCAATGAGTGAAGATGTTTACGTAGCACCGTTAACAAAACTGAACTTGAAAATTATTGCACCTTTGGAACTCAGCTTATAAGTTAACTATACAACGCGTTTGTCATGCATATAATAATACCACCCCTCTTCCTGTACAAAGCGACATACATTCATTAAATTTCCTAAATTTTACCTCTTTTTCTaaccaaaattaaggaaagtcTATTTTAACGAAATTAACCaatgaaaaaatatgtatatttttgGGTAGTCCGAATTACCGAATCCCGATTTCCCGCAACTTACTGAAACAAACGAGGCCTCTTTGGTCTTCAGTTTTCCACATCTGCAACGGGATGATGTCAATCTCAGGAACAAACACTTCTACGCAGCAGTTTGTAAAAATGGGAGGTCACGAGTCTACGCCCAGATTTGTCAACAAGACTGTTGATTTGTTTGGCAGAGGTAGTTCCCGGGTTTACTGCAGCGTTACGTAGGAGTGTTCATCCCACTAAAAGGGAAATGCCCGATTACCTTCCCAAACTTCCACGCCCGATTTCCCTCAGGTGAATAAATCTCGAACTCTGGTCACGTTGACGCCGGGAAAGACTGGTGGATGTGTTGAGAATATGGAGCGGTCAGTATCACCctcctacatttctcataacaAAATGCATGCATGACCTCAAAAGTACCCCTATATCTTTAAAAAAATCTAAACCAGACCAGAGAAGTGATGTGTACAAAACTTAATTACAACTTCGAGAAGTGTACAAATGGTACAAAATCTACATTTTTCCTCGAAGCTTATACAGATGGAAATCATGAAAGATGAAGGATATAAAGTACTTAAATCATTCGAAACCGCAAAATCTTTACCATAATGAGGTTTATCTACCAAGAAAACCGGAAAATCTTTACCATAATATTGAGGTTTATCTACCAAGAACACCTCAAAATCTTACCATAATATTGAGGTTTATCTACCAAGAAAACTTTATACACGTAGACCACTTATTAGCAGAAAGGTATATTCAAAACCAATATATCAATAAAACAAGTTCTATTATCACATGCACATCTTGAATTCGTAAAGTTCATAAGTCATAAAAAACCATACGCTCTTTCAGTAATTAGGAAAATCCCTAAACATTGACGAGTAAAATATCCACATTCATGATTAAAATTTCCATGTTAAAACAGTGATGTAAAATTTAGAATTCATGCCTGACTAAAAACAGCACACATTGTAACAGCTGTCATGGAAGTAGTTTTTATGTACATTCTATTTACTATCCACCTTATCTAATCTTAGTCTTCATCCAACGCCTCGAGCAGTAGTTTTACGTAGTTCGGGTCGGTGGCAACCAGTCCCTCATCACTTCCAtttgttgttcttgctcttgcCTGCTGTCTCCAATCATCTCGAGTCCCATTCCTTGGTGCTTCGGATCCTCTTCTCGGTGCTGCTCGTGCTGCTCGTGCTACTGCCGGTGGTGCTGCTCGTGCTACTATtcgtgctggtgctggtgctactgtCGATCGCGCTGCTCGTGCTGGTGCTGATGCTACTGTCGATCGTGCTGCtcgtgctggtgatggtgctaCTGTCGATCGTGCTGctcgtgctggtgctggtgctactgtCGATCGTGCTGCTCGTGCTGGTGAtggtactactaccactgttgctGTTCGTGCTACTGCCGGAGCTgaagctgctgctggtgctggtactACTGCCggcggtgctgctggtgctggtactACTGCCggcggtgctgctgctgctggtactactgtcggcggtgctgctgctgctggtactactgccggcggtgctgctggtgctggtactACTGCCggcggtgctgctggtgctggtactACTGCCggcggtgctgctggtgctggtactACTGCCggcggtgctgctggtgctggtactACTGCCggcggtgctgctggtgctggtactACTGCCggcggtgctgctggtgctggtactACTGCCggcggtgctgctggtgctggtactACTGCCggcggtgctgctggtgctggtactACTGCCggcggtgctgctggtgctggtactACTGCCggcggtgctgctggtgctggtactACTGCCggcggtgctgctggtgctggtactACTGCCggcggtgctgctggtgctggtactACTGCCggcggtgctgctggtgctggtactACTGCCggcggtgctgctggtgctggtactACTGCCggcggtgctgctggtgctggtactACTGCCggcggtgctgctggtgctggtactACTGCCggcggtgctgctggtgctggcacTACTGCCggcggtgctgctggtgctggcacTACTGCCggcggtgctgctggtgctggcacTACTGCCggcggtgctgctggtgctggcacTACTGCCggcggtgctgctggtgctggtactACTGCCggcggtgctgctggtgctggtactACTGCCggcggtgctgctggtgctggtactACTGCCggcggtgctgctggtgctggtgcttctgccggcggtgctgctggtgcttctgccggcggtgctgctggtgcttctGCCGGCGgtgctgttggtgctggtgcttctgccggcggtgctgctggtgcttctGCCGGCGgtgctgttggtgctggtgcttctGCCGGCGgtgctgttggtgctggtgctaatGCCGGCGgtgctgttggtgctggtgctaatGCCggcggtgctgctggtgctggtactACTGCCggcggtgctgctggtgctggtactACTGCCggcggtgctgctggtgctggtactACTGCCggcggtgctgctggtgctcctGCCGGCGGTGCTGGTGCTTCTGCCGGCGGTGCTGGTGCTTCTGCCGGCGGTGCTGGTGCTTCTGCCGGCGGTGCTGTTGGTGCTTCTGCCGGCGgtgctgttggtgctgttgcCGGAGGTGTTGCTGGTTCACCAACCTGAAGGTCAGCCATCATGGCCTCGGCCTCCTGAATGACTTCTATCGAGTCTGACCCGTCACTGCTCGAGTTCCCTGCGGACTCGGATGAATCAGATTCAGAATCAGATTCCGATTCCGATTGACTTTTAGTGAACTCTATGGTGAGATATACGGTATTTAGCAACACTAGGAATGTTACACCACCTACAACTTTCCTTATGACAACAGTGAATTCGTCGTTGCTTCTAGTTTTACTTTGATATATTAAGTTGTAAGTAACATGTGGTTCCAATATCACCGGACGCTCGAAGGTACAGGCGCAGTGGTCCCACGTTCCCGTTGCTATGATGCTGTGACCGTTTTTCGTAGTTAACAGGAAGTTGCCTTTGTCGATGACGGATAGAGAAGAAATTCTACGAATGCTGCACGCTTTGTTCACTGTGAACCAAGCGATGTACCGGTCGCCTTCATACCTTTTGTGCGTTAATTCCAACTGCTGTGTAATCACATTCTCAATACTTGAGCTGAAATGTACGATCTTAGGTGGTTTTGGGCGTGATGCTCCCTGCAACGCAGTGTCTTGAACATAACATGCAAGAGCACGCcgactcttctctttcctccctaccACCTTCAGCATCACCTCCACATCCTCGAAAGGAATCACACCAGATGGAAGAACGTTTT harbors:
- the LOC123509477 gene encoding mucin-22-like, translating into MLKVVGRKEKSRRALACYVQDTALQGASRPKPPKIVHFSSSIENVITQQLELTHKRYEGDRYIAWFTVNKACSIRRISSLSVIDKGNFLLTTKNGHSIIATGTWDHCACTFERPVILEPHVTYNLIYQSKTRSNDEFTVVIRKVVGGVTFLVLLNTVYLTIEFTKSQSESESDSESDSSESAGNSSSDGSDSIEVIQEAEAMMADLQVGEPATPPATAPTAPPAEAPTAPPAEAPAPPAEAPAPPAEAPAPPAGAPAAPPAVVPAPAAPPAVVPAPAAPPAVVPAPAAPPALAPAPTAPPALAPAPTAPPAEAPAPTAPPAEAPAAPPAEAPAPTAPPAEAPAAPSTSTSSTAGSSTSTSSTAGSSTSTSSTAGSSTSTSSTAGSSASTSSTAGSSASTSSTAGSSASTSSTAGSSASTSSTAGSSTSTSSTAGSSTSTSSTAGSSTSTSSTAGSSTSTSSTAGSSTSTSSTAGSSTSTSSTAGSSTSTSSTAGSSTSTSSTAGSSTSTSSTAGSSTSTSSTAGSSTSTSSTAGSSTSTSSTAGSSTSTSSTAGSSTSTSSTAGSSTSTSSTAGSSTSTSSTAVAPSPARAARSTVASAPARAARSTVAPAPARIVARAAPPAVARAARAAPRRGSEAPRNGTRDDWRQQARARTTNGSDEGLVATDPNYVKLLLEALDED